The DNA window AAAATAGTATCAGGCTGCCAGTTCTTTGGCGCAGCCGTTCCAATGTTCGAAAGCGGTGGCCCGTTTCTGGCGATAGGTTGAGGCAGTCATCTTGTGGCGGTATGGACGGAACAGGTTAGCGGTTTCATCATGGACGGAGAGGAATCTCTGGGCCTGACGAGCTGACTTGAACCTGCCCTGTATCTTTTCTCGTTTCCGCGTCGGTCTGTGCGACCCTTCTATACGATTGTTCAATCCCTT is part of the Roseovarius sp. EL26 genome and encodes:
- a CDS encoding DDE-type integrase/transposase/recombinase, with the translated sequence LMARWGEPRVIVTDKLRSYGAALRKLELDVEHRAHKGLNNRIEGSHRPTRKREKIQGRFKSARQAQRFLSVHDETANLFRPYRHKMTASTYRQKRATAFEHWNGCAKELAA